A region from the Natronoarchaeum mannanilyticum genome encodes:
- a CDS encoding PAS domain-containing protein, translating to MNVLLIDPVGDLREVERSLRAEADDVTVETVSEPAAVADADVEPDCAVVLDHDEAGVDGLEQLEAARIYLPDVPFLIVVRDPDDGDIRAGLDAGAADVITAGPEVQIDEEFPIAVVRRIRDVAGDGTSFQTEGEQLNSLMEYLPHQVFIKDDTGRIADASAAAAEEYGFTREQMIGLTDYELFPPSHADSLWEEEKAIMENEEPVINKVEHFVDEAGRDRWMSTTKAPRYDSDGDVVGIIGTTREVTEQHRQEEMMNALHAASRELVATETAREIAEIAVDIAEEIPDLPVVEVALTDDAGLAPVASGRGVDDEGTPGESREADFPVEPVDTDSPIELTEELPDAETAATDASDAAVDASDADDAAGSTDATEVALVDRYDEWFRRAYETGRAQFIEDRPDETGEVSVVEAAGDAGGDVDADPVAVTLPLGEHGVLGFASTSGTFSEFGVELAAVLAANMEAALDRAAREEALRERERDLANQNERLEEFASIVSHDLRNPLSVARGYLGQVDADEEIVAEIEWALDRMDRLTDELLTLARQGQIVGETERVSLSRVAYDAWQAIDGGAATLSVEDDVGSIESDPDRLVELLENLFRNAVEHAHTPDDPVTVTVGRTETGFFVEDDGPGIPDDEKGSIFEQGYTNSDDGTGFGLYIVRTLADAHGWTVGVTDAEDGGEGTDGSRSSEDERSESSGGARFEFAIEQSA from the coding sequence CCGACGTCGAACCGGACTGCGCTGTCGTCCTCGATCACGACGAGGCCGGCGTCGACGGGCTCGAACAGCTGGAAGCGGCCAGAATCTACCTGCCGGACGTCCCGTTCCTGATCGTCGTTCGCGATCCAGACGACGGCGACATCAGGGCCGGCCTCGACGCCGGCGCGGCCGACGTGATCACCGCGGGCCCGGAGGTGCAGATCGACGAGGAGTTCCCGATCGCGGTCGTCCGGCGTATCCGCGACGTCGCCGGCGACGGCACCTCGTTCCAGACCGAGGGCGAGCAGCTGAACTCGCTGATGGAGTATCTCCCCCATCAGGTGTTCATCAAGGACGACACGGGCCGGATCGCGGACGCCAGCGCGGCCGCCGCCGAGGAGTACGGGTTCACCCGCGAGCAGATGATCGGGCTGACCGACTACGAACTGTTCCCGCCCTCGCACGCGGACTCCCTGTGGGAGGAAGAAAAGGCGATCATGGAGAACGAGGAACCGGTCATCAACAAAGTCGAACACTTCGTCGACGAAGCGGGTCGCGATCGCTGGATGTCGACGACGAAGGCGCCCCGCTACGACAGCGACGGCGACGTCGTCGGCATCATCGGGACGACCCGCGAGGTCACCGAACAGCACCGACAAGAGGAGATGATGAACGCGCTCCACGCCGCCAGCCGGGAGCTGGTCGCGACGGAGACCGCACGGGAGATCGCCGAGATCGCCGTCGACATCGCCGAGGAGATCCCCGACCTGCCGGTCGTCGAGGTGGCGCTGACCGACGACGCGGGCCTGGCGCCGGTCGCGAGCGGGCGAGGAGTGGACGACGAGGGAACGCCCGGCGAGTCGAGGGAAGCCGACTTCCCCGTCGAACCGGTCGACACTGACAGCCCGATCGAGTTGACGGAGGAGCTGCCCGACGCCGAAACGGCTGCGACCGACGCGTCCGACGCCGCGGTCGACGCGTCCGATGCAGACGACGCGGCCGGATCGACGGACGCGACGGAGGTCGCGCTCGTCGATCGATACGACGAGTGGTTCCGGCGGGCCTACGAGACGGGGCGGGCGCAGTTCATCGAGGATCGGCCGGACGAGACGGGCGAGGTTTCGGTCGTCGAGGCCGCCGGCGACGCGGGCGGCGACGTCGACGCCGATCCGGTGGCCGTGACCCTGCCGCTGGGCGAGCACGGCGTGCTGGGCTTCGCCTCGACCAGCGGCACGTTCAGCGAGTTCGGCGTCGAGCTCGCGGCGGTGCTGGCGGCGAACATGGAGGCGGCGCTCGACCGGGCGGCCCGCGAGGAGGCGCTCCGCGAGCGCGAGCGGGATCTGGCCAACCAGAACGAGCGGCTAGAGGAGTTCGCCAGCATCGTCTCCCACGACCTGCGCAACCCGCTGTCGGTCGCCCGGGGCTACCTCGGGCAGGTCGACGCCGACGAGGAGATCGTCGCGGAGATCGAGTGGGCGCTCGACCGGATGGACCGGCTGACCGACGAGCTGCTGACGCTGGCCCGACAGGGCCAGATCGTCGGCGAAACCGAGCGCGTCTCGCTGTCGCGGGTCGCCTACGACGCCTGGCAGGCGATCGACGGCGGCGCCGCGACACTCTCCGTCGAGGACGACGTGGGGTCGATCGAGTCAGACCCGGATCGGCTCGTCGAACTACTGGAGAACCTCTTTCGGAACGCCGTGGAACACGCGCACACTCCGGACGATCCCGTCACCGTCACGGTCGGACGGACGGAGACGGGCTTTTTCGTGGAAGACGACGGCCCGGGCATCCCCGACGACGAGAAAGGCAGCATCTTCGAGCAGGGATACACCAATTCCGATGACGGCACCGGCTTCGGCCTCTACATCGTCCGGACGCTCGCCGACGCCCACGGCTGGACCGTCGGGGTGACCGACGCCGAGGACGGCGGTGAGGGAACCGACGGGTCGCGATCCTCGGAAGACGAGCGAAGCGAGTCTTCCGGCGGCGCGCGCTTCGAGTTCGCGATCGAGCAGTCGGCGTAG
- the thrC gene encoding threonine synthase: MSLELDAPAEAAPDVADDGVWLACIECDNVLAPFDDVVYTCPDCDSLLEVRYADLPTFDDFEGRGVWRYDDALPVEMGVTIQEGDTPLYSVPDLEEETGVEHLHVKHEGMNPTGSFKDRGMTVGVQVASELGVDRLACASTGNTSAALAAYGARSELETLVLLPAGKVAAGKVAQASLHGARILEVDGNFDTCLDIVQDLAGMGEAYLLNSLNPFRLEGQKTIGLEILEQCKSRTGEFPDRIVLPVGNAGNTSALYKAFRELVQAGELDETEVPKLTGVQAEGAAPMVEAIEEGNDEIHRWDDVETRATAIRIGNPVNAPKAIPGIRETDGTAVAVSDERITDAQRSLAEEGVGVEPASAASIAGLRKLRDRGVVDADENVVCLTTGHLLKDPDAAAAAGADPEPVPGDTEGVLEHLD, from the coding sequence ATGAGTCTCGAACTCGACGCGCCCGCCGAGGCCGCACCGGACGTCGCCGACGACGGCGTCTGGCTGGCCTGTATCGAGTGCGACAACGTCCTCGCGCCGTTCGACGACGTCGTCTACACCTGTCCCGACTGCGACAGCCTGCTGGAGGTGCGTTACGCCGACCTGCCGACCTTCGACGACTTCGAGGGCCGGGGCGTCTGGCGCTACGACGACGCCCTGCCCGTCGAGATGGGCGTCACCATCCAGGAGGGCGACACGCCGCTGTACTCCGTGCCCGATCTGGAAGAGGAGACCGGCGTCGAGCATCTCCACGTGAAACACGAGGGGATGAACCCGACGGGCAGCTTCAAGGATCGCGGCATGACCGTGGGCGTGCAGGTCGCCAGCGAACTCGGCGTCGACCGGCTGGCCTGCGCTTCCACTGGAAACACCAGCGCCGCGCTGGCCGCTTACGGCGCCCGCTCGGAACTGGAGACGCTCGTACTCTTGCCGGCGGGGAAGGTTGCCGCCGGAAAGGTCGCGCAGGCGAGCCTTCACGGCGCGCGGATCCTCGAAGTCGACGGCAACTTCGACACCTGCCTCGACATCGTCCAGGATCTGGCGGGGATGGGCGAGGCGTACCTGCTGAACTCGCTGAACCCCTTCCGACTGGAGGGCCAGAAGACGATCGGCCTCGAAATCTTGGAGCAGTGCAAGTCTCGTACCGGCGAGTTCCCCGACCGGATCGTGCTCCCCGTGGGGAACGCCGGCAACACCAGCGCGCTGTACAAGGCGTTCCGCGAGCTCGTCCAGGCCGGCGAACTCGACGAGACGGAGGTGCCCAAGCTCACCGGCGTCCAGGCCGAGGGCGCCGCGCCGATGGTCGAGGCGATCGAGGAGGGCAACGACGAGATCCACCGCTGGGACGACGTCGAGACGCGCGCGACGGCCATCCGCATCGGCAACCCGGTCAACGCGCCGAAGGCGATCCCCGGCATCCGCGAGACCGACGGCACCGCCGTCGCCGTCTCCGACGAGCGGATCACCGACGCCCAGCGCTCGCTCGCCGAGGAGGGCGTCGGCGTCGAACCCGCCAGCGCGGCGTCGATCGCGGGCCTCCGGAAGCTCCGCGACCGCGGCGTCGTCGACGCCGACGAGAACGTCGTCTGCCTGACGACCGGACACCTGCTGAAGGATCCCGACGCCGCGGCGGCGGCGGGCGCCGACCCCGAACCGGTGCCGGGCGACACTGAGGGTGTTCTAGAGCACCTCGACTGA
- a CDS encoding helix-turn-helix domain-containing protein yields the protein MSDAAQPDMVSLMENADPAFEDVMTCVFGIQDHETRTYLALHDRPGSTVEELADALERDRSNVNRSLSTLLEAGLVERERRLLDSGGFVYQYTAVPLPEAKELLHDALDAWSETVHSAIDEFPDDC from the coding sequence ATGAGCGACGCCGCCCAGCCGGACATGGTCTCCCTGATGGAGAACGCCGATCCGGCCTTCGAGGACGTGATGACCTGCGTGTTCGGCATCCAGGACCACGAGACCCGCACCTACCTCGCGCTACACGACCGCCCGGGCAGCACCGTCGAGGAGCTGGCCGACGCCCTGGAGCGCGACCGGAGCAACGTCAACCGGTCGCTGTCGACGCTGCTCGAGGCCGGCCTCGTCGAACGCGAGCGCCGCCTGCTCGATTCGGGCGGGTTCGTCTACCAGTACACGGCCGTTCCGCTACCGGAGGCCAAGGAGTTGCTCCACGACGCGCTCGACGCCTGGTCCGAGACCGTCCACAGCGCGATCGACGAGTTCCCCGACGACTGCTGA
- a CDS encoding TetR/AcrR family transcriptional regulator: MTTGDEIVDATFTALYEHGYADLTMAAIGEEFDKSTSLIHYHFDSKEDLLATCLETILDDFLDDLEDDPDADPADRLLRLAELVVGGTGDNGVDEFHTALLELRAQAPYDEALREQLARNDAVWREHIADIVRDGIEQGRFREVDPEHFAALFRSAIEGAQSHNVILGEDAPCEEAIAGIEELLIRELLVEDERTGDAAA; the protein is encoded by the coding sequence ATGACCACCGGGGACGAGATCGTCGACGCCACGTTCACGGCGCTGTACGAGCACGGCTACGCCGACCTGACGATGGCGGCGATCGGCGAGGAGTTCGACAAGAGCACGTCGCTGATCCACTACCACTTCGACTCGAAGGAGGACCTGCTGGCGACCTGCCTGGAGACGATTCTGGACGACTTTCTCGACGACCTCGAGGACGATCCGGACGCCGATCCCGCCGATCGCCTGCTCCGGCTGGCCGAGCTGGTCGTCGGGGGCACCGGCGACAACGGCGTCGACGAGTTCCACACCGCTCTCCTGGAGCTCCGGGCGCAGGCGCCCTACGACGAGGCGCTCCGCGAGCAGCTCGCGCGCAACGACGCCGTCTGGCGCGAGCACATCGCTGATATCGTCCGCGACGGCATCGAACAGGGCCGATTCCGCGAGGTCGATCCCGAGCACTTCGCCGCCCTCTTTCGCTCGGCGATCGAGGGCGCCCAGTCCCACAACGTGATCCTCGGCGAGGACGCCCCCTGCGAGGAGGCGATAGCCGGGATCGAGGAGCTGCTGATCCGGGAGCTGCTGGTCGAGGACGAGCGAACGGGGGACGCCGCGGCGTGA